One Acetobacteroides hydrogenigenes genomic window carries:
- a CDS encoding SLBB domain-containing protein, protein MMIIRRLSALLLATIGFALLSLSAHAQTITPDMIEKARAAGVSQEQIDAAMKKQGANAMQQKQATANQSASSKVGGYGMRDIPQDSLDKFYRVKFRVQDSLRVDSIKKANAVYGREIFAVKNLTFAPNLNIATPKNYKLGAGDELIINIYGASEDNFTQKVSPDGRIVIPSFGPIALGGLTIEGAESKLRSALSRIYSGLNGGGTHLTLSLGNIRSIKVNMVGEVARPGTYTLPSLSTLFNALYVAGGVNEIGSLRSIKVYRGSHMVGELDVYDYLLNGKFGSNVRLEDNDMVVVSPYEKLVTIKGNVKRPRIFEMKKGETLADAIRFAGDFKSSAYSENITLKRSNGRQFEVHTVDKAGFKSFAIQDGDELTVGEVVKSFSNRVEIQGAVQRPGMFALTDKLSTVKQLIDKAEGVRGDAFLTRAQITRTLPDSSKQMVAVDLYALLNNKTADVALENKDVLYIPSIYDLQKEFTVTIKGAVDSAATYPFRKDMTVEDLVLMAGGLKYEASLQQVEVARRIRDPYSLKPTDKAAEVFSFSIDDKLSIAPEAKRFVLAPYDEVYVRVSPGYEKQHNVTVKGEVVFTGDYGLSVKSQRISELIQKAGGLTPQAYVKGARLMRKMTHDDSVRVISLVKLAARSSSKKDTIDVKKLDIGSEYFVGIDLEKAMSNPGSEYDVVLKEDDVIEVPQFSNTVRISGAVLYPNTVTYRKGMSLSRYVSMAGGYDDGAKKRKSFVIYMNGTAARKRFWSSPRIEPGCEIVVPNKPERKGATAGEILGYSSSLASIAAMIATIINVTK, encoded by the coding sequence ATGATGATAATTCGAAGACTTTCCGCACTTCTATTGGCAACAATTGGATTCGCGTTGCTATCGCTATCTGCCCATGCGCAGACTATTACCCCCGACATGATTGAAAAGGCACGTGCTGCCGGTGTTTCGCAGGAGCAGATTGATGCTGCAATGAAGAAGCAAGGGGCTAATGCTATGCAGCAAAAGCAGGCTACCGCTAATCAGAGCGCTTCGTCGAAGGTAGGCGGCTATGGCATGCGCGATATACCGCAGGATAGCTTAGATAAATTCTACCGAGTAAAGTTTAGGGTTCAAGATTCGTTGCGAGTCGACTCCATTAAAAAGGCAAATGCGGTTTATGGTCGCGAGATCTTTGCAGTGAAGAACTTAACCTTTGCTCCAAATCTAAACATTGCAACTCCAAAAAACTATAAGCTGGGAGCTGGCGATGAGCTTATCATTAATATATACGGTGCTTCGGAAGATAACTTTACTCAGAAGGTCAGCCCCGATGGTAGAATTGTTATTCCAAGTTTTGGTCCTATAGCTTTGGGTGGGCTTACCATAGAGGGAGCTGAATCGAAGTTGCGCTCTGCATTATCGCGAATATACTCGGGGCTAAACGGAGGAGGTACGCATCTAACCCTTTCGCTGGGTAATATTAGAAGCATTAAGGTTAACATGGTGGGCGAGGTTGCTCGTCCCGGTACTTATACGCTTCCTTCTCTATCAACTCTTTTTAATGCGCTATACGTTGCAGGCGGGGTAAACGAAATAGGATCGCTTCGTAGCATTAAGGTATACCGAGGTAGCCACATGGTAGGCGAACTAGATGTGTACGATTACCTGCTTAACGGCAAGTTTGGATCGAACGTTAGGTTGGAGGATAACGATATGGTGGTTGTTTCGCCATACGAGAAGCTGGTAACCATTAAGGGTAACGTTAAGCGCCCTCGCATCTTTGAGATGAAGAAGGGGGAGACGCTTGCCGATGCAATTCGCTTTGCCGGTGACTTTAAATCTTCGGCCTACTCCGAAAATATTACGCTTAAGCGAAGCAACGGACGTCAATTTGAGGTGCATACTGTTGATAAGGCTGGTTTTAAGAGTTTCGCCATACAGGATGGAGATGAGCTAACCGTTGGCGAAGTGGTAAAATCGTTTAGTAATAGGGTGGAGATACAGGGGGCTGTGCAACGCCCAGGTATGTTTGCCCTAACCGATAAGCTATCTACCGTAAAGCAGCTTATCGATAAGGCAGAAGGTGTTCGTGGCGATGCATTCCTTACCCGTGCACAAATAACCCGTACGCTACCCGACTCGTCGAAACAGATGGTTGCTGTTGATTTGTACGCGTTGCTTAACAATAAAACAGCCGATGTAGCGCTCGAAAATAAGGATGTTCTTTACATCCCTTCGATATACGATCTGCAAAAGGAGTTTACGGTTACCATTAAAGGAGCCGTTGATAGCGCTGCTACCTATCCTTTCCGTAAGGATATGACGGTTGAAGATCTTGTTCTTATGGCGGGTGGCCTTAAGTACGAAGCTTCGCTGCAGCAAGTAGAGGTTGCGCGCCGCATTCGCGATCCATACTCCTTGAAGCCTACCGATAAGGCTGCTGAGGTGTTTTCCTTTAGCATAGACGATAAGCTATCGATAGCCCCAGAGGCAAAACGCTTTGTGCTGGCTCCCTACGACGAGGTTTATGTTCGTGTATCGCCAGGATATGAGAAACAGCACAACGTTACCGTGAAGGGTGAGGTGGTTTTTACGGGCGATTATGGTCTATCGGTAAAGAGTCAGCGAATCAGCGAACTTATTCAAAAGGCAGGAGGCTTAACCCCTCAGGCATACGTAAAAGGTGCTCGATTGATGAGAAAAATGACCCACGACGATTCGGTAAGGGTAATTTCTTTGGTAAAGCTTGCCGCACGTAGCTCATCTAAAAAGGATACCATAGATGTAAAGAAGCTGGATATTGGCTCTGAGTACTTTGTCGGTATCGATCTCGAAAAGGCGATGAGCAATCCAGGATCGGAATACGATGTGGTGCTTAAGGAGGATGATGTTATTGAAGTTCCTCAGTTTAGCAATACGGTTCGTATAAGCGGAGCTGTGCTATATCCAAATACGGTTACCTACCGAAAGGGTATGAGCCTGTCGCGCTACGTTAGCATGGCTGGAGGATACGACGATGGAGCCAAAAAGCGAAAGTCATTCGTTATCTATATGAACGGTACGGCTGCCCGAAAGAGGTTCTGGAGTTCTCCTCGAATTGAGCCCGGTTGCGAAATAGTAGTACCCAATAAACCCGAACGTAAGGGAGCCACAGCTGGTGAAATACTAGGTTACAGCTCTTCGTTGGCATCGATTGCGGCAATGATTGCGACGATTATTAATGTGACTAAATAG
- a CDS encoding DUF3575 domain-containing protein, giving the protein MRRILLLLIIMASASAYGQTYIKLNAPLVFAKAFNPSIETRISNKWTFEFDMLMTFRNETNDKGPFRILMLQPEGRYYFKEVNKGFFVGINTGYAMFRITKPHWLFKEDYDASHIYQMGWSVQAGFTIGYEMKIKDRWLIDVFFGGGRQWSIYEAFYYPDGGRYVGYNGSAEYLPYKGGINIGYRLGK; this is encoded by the coding sequence ATGCGACGTATTTTACTATTGCTAATTATTATGGCATCGGCAAGCGCTTATGGGCAGACCTATATTAAACTGAATGCACCTCTTGTATTCGCTAAGGCATTTAATCCATCTATTGAAACTAGAATCTCAAATAAGTGGACCTTCGAATTTGATATGCTTATGACCTTTAGAAATGAAACAAACGATAAGGGACCATTTCGTATTCTTATGCTTCAACCAGAGGGACGATACTACTTTAAAGAGGTTAATAAGGGCTTTTTTGTGGGGATTAATACTGGCTATGCCATGTTTAGAATAACAAAGCCTCATTGGCTCTTTAAGGAGGATTATGATGCTTCCCATATTTACCAAATGGGATGGTCGGTACAGGCAGGTTTTACAATAGGTTACGAAATGAAAATTAAGGATAGATGGCTTATTGATGTGTTTTTTGGAGGAGGTCGTCAATGGTCAATTTATGAGGCGTTTTACTATCCAGACGGAGGACGCTATGTTGGATATAATGGAAGTGCCGAATACCTTCCTTATAAAGGGGGTATAAATATTGGATATCGGTTAGGAAAGTAG
- a CDS encoding four helix bundle protein: METHKDLDVWKLSIELVVNIYKFTEEFPKSELYGLTSQIRRAAVSIPSNIAEGAARKNTKEFIQFLYISLGSIAEIDTQLIISQRLGYAEINGELADRIEHIRKMLINLIRKLKEKMG, encoded by the coding sequence ATGGAAACTCATAAAGACCTTGACGTATGGAAACTATCAATAGAACTTGTAGTTAATATCTATAAGTTTACAGAAGAATTTCCAAAGAGTGAACTTTATGGGTTAACTTCTCAAATTCGTCGAGCCGCTGTGTCAATTCCTTCAAATATAGCAGAAGGTGCTGCAAGGAAGAATACAAAAGAGTTTATTCAATTTTTGTATATAAGTTTAGGTTCTATTGCCGAGATCGACACACAGTTGATTATAAGCCAAAGACTGGGATATGCAGAAATCAATGGTGAACTGGCTGATAGAATAGAGCATATTCGAAAGATGCTTATTAATTTGATTAGAAAACTGAAGGAAAAAATGGGATAG
- a CDS encoding DUF4493 domain-containing protein — translation MRFKFLLLLGILAFGGCSKDDVKPISKSGFVRISAQVDERVRLKAALVVDSYDVNITSKTDADFSYGKKVSEIGANPIELAVGDYTVKVSSPSVTLPDFGTPLYGVTQDFSVAAGATTSLSLVCKQTNAGVKVIYSDSFKKYCADNSIAYSTTIEQAGSSLSYASSESRVGYFNPGDVNVVVLVGDKEYASKLALVAQDLVNLTIDLAPEDPSKVVLTITGVDDVNTRDEKIVISLKPTTTETLKLSEDFASVTTGNSTDSDGSRSSWSGNENFPTVAKAYQAGGALKLGVDGTEGKIISKTLDLSANNGNVTVKVKVKGWTSVESDLKIKVGSVEKVVPYTAIMLNAFEEVTATFPGAGTATSTVTITSATKRLFVDEIRVFN, via the coding sequence ATGAGGTTTAAGTTTTTATTACTCCTCGGGATTTTAGCCTTTGGGGGGTGTTCCAAGGATGACGTAAAGCCAATTTCTAAGAGCGGTTTTGTTAGAATTTCGGCTCAGGTTGATGAACGTGTTCGCTTAAAAGCCGCACTTGTGGTGGATAGCTACGATGTTAACATTACAAGTAAGACGGATGCTGATTTTTCCTATGGTAAAAAAGTTTCGGAGATAGGGGCAAATCCCATAGAACTAGCCGTAGGTGATTATACCGTAAAAGTAAGTTCTCCGTCTGTAACGCTTCCTGATTTTGGCACGCCACTGTATGGGGTTACTCAGGATTTTAGTGTAGCAGCAGGTGCTACTACAAGTTTAAGCTTGGTATGTAAGCAAACAAATGCGGGGGTTAAGGTGATCTATTCCGATAGCTTCAAAAAGTACTGTGCAGACAATTCGATTGCTTATTCGACAACAATTGAGCAGGCCGGTAGTAGCCTTTCCTATGCTAGCAGTGAATCACGTGTTGGGTATTTTAACCCAGGAGACGTTAATGTGGTGGTTTTGGTGGGCGACAAGGAATACGCATCTAAATTGGCTCTTGTAGCGCAGGATTTGGTGAATCTTACAATAGACTTGGCCCCTGAAGATCCATCGAAGGTTGTGTTGACTATTACCGGAGTTGATGATGTGAATACTAGGGATGAAAAAATTGTAATATCGCTAAAACCGACTACCACCGAAACGTTAAAGCTTAGCGAAGATTTTGCTTCGGTAACAACAGGCAATAGCACCGATTCGGATGGGTCAAGAAGTTCGTGGAGTGGTAACGAAAATTTTCCAACTGTTGCAAAGGCTTATCAGGCTGGAGGCGCTCTAAAATTGGGTGTTGATGGAACCGAAGGGAAAATAATTTCAAAAACGCTCGATCTTTCAGCTAACAATGGCAATGTTACCGTTAAGGTAAAGGTTAAAGGATGGACTTCGGTTGAGTCTGATCTGAAAATAAAGGTGGGAAGTGTAGAAAAGGTTGTGCCATATACGGCCATTATGTTAAATGCTTTTGAAGAGGTTACAGCTACTTTCCCTGGTGCAGGTACTGCAACGTCAACGGTTACCATAACCTCTGCAACTAAGCGGCTATTTGTTGATGAGATTAGGGTATTCAATTAG
- a CDS encoding CoA transferase subunit A yields MEKLITIAEAASKIKNGMTVMVGGFLSAGGPNRIIDALLESGVKDLTIICNDTAFPDKGLGKLIVNHQVKKVITSHIGTNPCTIDQMNAGELVIEFSPQGTLAERVRAGGAGLGGFLTPTGIGTVVAEGKQVIQVDGKDYLLEKPLRADVALLGASISDTEGNLVYRGTSQNFNPLMAMAADMVIAEACELVETGSIKPEDVRTPSIFVDYIAR; encoded by the coding sequence ATGGAGAAACTTATTACGATAGCCGAAGCTGCATCGAAAATTAAGAATGGAATGACGGTTATGGTTGGTGGATTTTTGTCAGCAGGAGGACCTAATCGAATTATAGACGCACTTTTAGAGTCGGGAGTAAAAGACCTTACGATAATATGCAACGATACCGCCTTCCCTGATAAAGGCTTGGGCAAGCTAATCGTAAACCATCAGGTAAAAAAGGTTATCACCTCGCACATTGGCACCAACCCATGCACTATAGACCAGATGAATGCAGGAGAACTTGTTATAGAGTTTTCGCCACAAGGTACACTAGCCGAGCGCGTACGTGCAGGGGGGGCTGGCTTAGGAGGATTTCTTACACCAACGGGGATAGGAACCGTTGTTGCAGAGGGCAAGCAGGTTATCCAAGTTGATGGGAAAGATTACCTTCTAGAGAAACCGCTACGAGCAGATGTTGCCCTACTTGGCGCTAGCATCAGCGATACAGAAGGTAACTTGGTATACAGGGGCACCTCACAAAACTTTAATCCACTAATGGCTATGGCTGCTGATATGGTAATTGCCGAAGCATGCGAGTTGGTTGAAACCGGATCAATAAAGCCCGAAGACGTAAGGACTCCTTCGATATTTGTTGATTACATCGCAAGATAG
- a CDS encoding DNA recombination protein RmuC: MNSILTVLIIANIILIVLLLFLIAKIKEQRFYQEQQIKEAHKMEESMREEFRRNREEFSKLASEGRKEQTQSFSTLTTAINQQLQYIVKSNEERMEKMRFDNNTMLERMRETVDEKLNKTLEERLGQSFKMVSERLELVHKGLGEMHELANGVGDLKKVLSNVKTRGIFGEIQLNVILNQILTPAQFEQNITVKEGSKEAVEFAIKLPGKSDDEVLFLPIDSKFPMDVYHNLVSAYETGSTSTIQEANRLLAKCIVVNAKTISEKYINPPYTADFAIMFLPVEGLFAEVVRNSTLVEQAYRDYKVIITGPTTITALLNSFQIGFKTLAIEKRSNEVWKLLAAVKTEFNKFGDVLEKTKMKLNQASNELDSLVGVRTRAIQQKLKGIEQLSENDASKMIE, encoded by the coding sequence ATGAACAGCATACTTACAGTACTGATTATTGCCAATATCATCCTAATAGTTCTTCTTCTCTTTCTGATAGCAAAGATCAAGGAGCAACGCTTTTATCAGGAGCAGCAGATTAAGGAAGCACATAAGATGGAAGAATCCATGCGCGAAGAGTTTCGTCGCAACCGCGAGGAGTTTAGCAAACTGGCAAGCGAAGGACGCAAAGAGCAAACCCAATCGTTTAGCACCTTAACAACAGCCATCAACCAGCAGCTACAGTACATTGTAAAATCCAACGAGGAGCGAATGGAAAAGATGCGCTTCGACAATAACACTATGCTCGAACGAATGCGCGAAACTGTTGATGAAAAGCTAAATAAAACGCTGGAAGAACGCCTTGGACAATCGTTTAAAATGGTTAGCGAAAGGCTAGAACTGGTACACAAGGGACTTGGAGAAATGCACGAACTCGCCAACGGCGTTGGAGATCTAAAGAAGGTTCTTTCCAACGTAAAAACTAGGGGTATTTTTGGAGAGATACAGCTAAACGTAATTCTCAACCAGATCCTAACTCCTGCGCAATTTGAACAAAACATTACCGTAAAAGAGGGCAGCAAAGAGGCCGTAGAGTTTGCCATAAAGCTTCCTGGCAAATCGGACGACGAGGTTCTTTTTCTCCCAATAGACTCCAAGTTCCCAATGGATGTTTACCACAACCTTGTTAGCGCATACGAAACAGGCAGCACATCAACCATCCAGGAGGCGAATCGTTTGCTAGCAAAATGTATTGTAGTAAATGCCAAAACTATTTCCGAAAAGTATATAAACCCACCATACACTGCAGACTTTGCCATCATGTTCCTCCCCGTAGAGGGGCTTTTTGCTGAGGTTGTTCGCAATAGTACCCTTGTGGAACAAGCATATCGCGATTATAAGGTAATAATTACCGGACCTACAACTATCACGGCATTACTTAACAGTTTCCAGATTGGGTTTAAAACATTAGCTATCGAAAAACGATCGAACGAGGTTTGGAAGCTACTTGCTGCAGTAAAAACGGAGTTCAACAAGTTTGGCGATGTTTTGGAGAAAACAAAGATGAAGCTCAACCAAGCATCAAATGAGCTAGACTCTCTCGTTGGTGTCCGTACACGTGCCATTCAACAAAAACTTAAAGGAATCGAACAGCTTAGCGAAAACGATGCCTCTAAGATGATCGAGTAA
- a CDS encoding PhzF family phenazine biosynthesis protein encodes MQVYTLNAFSKSHQGGNPAGVVLVADHLSDNDMQQIAAKIGLSETAFVSRSDKANFRVRFFTPTQEVDLCGHATIATFYLMRYLNIIKKGIYTQETNAGVLQIEVGKQNVTMEQASPTFYETIDKATIAHSLNIPYDSIADNLPVQVVSTGLKDIIVPVKNLNVLNSIKPAFREVASVSKQHNAIGYHIYTLETINGNFAHCRNLAPLYGIKEEAATGSSSGALACYLNRYGIVNIPSKIILEQGYTMKKPSEIAVELSYKPNGAIQVMVGGSANNIKLTTI; translated from the coding sequence ATGCAAGTATACACTCTAAACGCATTCAGCAAATCGCACCAAGGAGGTAATCCTGCTGGTGTAGTTCTCGTTGCCGACCACCTTTCGGATAACGATATGCAGCAAATTGCAGCCAAAATCGGCCTATCTGAAACCGCATTTGTTTCACGATCGGACAAGGCTAATTTTAGAGTGCGCTTTTTTACACCTACACAAGAAGTAGACCTATGCGGCCATGCCACCATTGCCACATTTTACCTAATGCGCTACCTCAACATCATAAAAAAAGGCATCTACACTCAAGAAACTAACGCAGGAGTGCTTCAAATTGAGGTTGGCAAGCAAAATGTTACTATGGAGCAAGCCTCTCCTACCTTTTATGAAACCATAGACAAAGCAACCATAGCCCATTCTCTTAACATCCCCTACGATAGTATTGCAGATAACCTTCCCGTTCAAGTGGTATCAACCGGATTAAAAGACATCATAGTGCCGGTAAAAAACCTAAATGTTCTCAATTCTATTAAACCAGCATTCAGAGAAGTTGCATCAGTATCCAAACAACACAACGCGATTGGATATCATATTTATACATTAGAAACCATTAACGGAAATTTTGCCCACTGTCGGAATCTCGCACCTCTTTATGGCATAAAAGAGGAGGCAGCAACAGGATCATCATCAGGAGCACTAGCTTGCTATCTCAACCGATACGGCATTGTAAACATCCCCTCTAAAATTATTTTAGAACAAGGTTACACAATGAAAAAGCCCTCCGAAATTGCAGTTGAGCTATCCTATAAGCCCAATGGAGCAATCCAAGTAATGGTTGGAGGCAGCGCTAATAATATTAAACTTACAACCATCTAA